The Hippocampus zosterae strain Florida chromosome 11, ASM2543408v3, whole genome shotgun sequence genome includes the window CTGTCAACCAAGCAGGACATTTTGTACTGTACCTCATCCTCGAGTACATCATGTGACTTAGCCATTCTAAAATATTATCTAAATTACAATTTGCCTTAATTGTGTTATATCCCGTGACTTGAAGTCAGTTGGCATGGTGTCTTTTATGATATAGGCAAATTCAATATGGATAAAACATAATCAGGAAGTGTGCAGGCCTCAATGTGGATGACATGAGCTTTTCTTATGACTTCCTTCTATTGTTCTCACTAGGTCCTTGATGCTACCTCGCTCAGCTACAGCACCAGGGTGAAATGGTTCGTCATATGCTTCGCCTCGGGCATCTTGTGCTCAATACTCGTGAGTGTTGCCGCCTTGCTTTCAATTTTTCATTAGCTAGCTGGTGTATATTCATAAATACCGTGGAGATGCAGCGCCAAAGTAAATTAATGGTATAAAGAGAACagtctttgtgtttttgtagtTAATATGTCCTAGAATTTAGGGTCAAGACCCAAAATGGATTGTGGGTTTACCATTTATAGTGTTGTTCACTTTCCATTAAATGCTCAAAAGCAATTTCTTATCAATTTATACAGATTTCTTGGCGAATAGCCCCTTAAAAATAGCATTATCATTTcacttgtattttgttctttATCATTAGTTCATTACTACAGTTGATCAGTTAAGTGACAACATGTGATGGTTTCCTGAGCGGATTCCAGGGTGAACCACATTTTTAACCGAGAAACCCCAAGAACAGTTTCAATGGTTAATATCACCATTGCTTATTTGAATAATAAGTTGTCTTTGGGCTTCTCCCTAGAAATTGTGACTatcttgtaaaaaataaaaatgtaagcacataatttgtttgtattttattcttGCAGTTGCTGTTGATGTCACTCTATTTACTTACTGTCGCACTGCTATACAATAATTTGTAAATGTGGCAATAATAAATGCTCTATTTGGGGAAGGCGTTGATTTAAGTTGACAGCCGACAACCATCTACTCTGGCATCTACTCTTTCGAGTGCATTCCACTATTTGAGGACATATGATCATATATAGTGttccctcgctattttgcggtttgGTTATAGCAGAAATTGTTTCTATTTCAGGGCTCAGCTCTGCTGTTCCTCCCAAATGGAATCAAACTCTTTGCGGTTTTCTACACACTGGGTAATATTGCAGCTCTTGCCAGGTGAGACTTCATCACAGAGACATATGGTGAGGGGTACGAAGAAATATTGTCACTCCAGTGACCATTGGTATCTGTACTTGGACTGTATAGTTTCCTGCCACCAACTTTGGAAATCAGGGAATCAATAGTTGAATTTGTTTTCAGTTGTCCCTATTGAAGTGTCTACTAAGTGGTGGCAtttgaacatttcattcatgaTACATGAATTTATTGCTAGAAGAGATGATGATATTCATTGTTAAAACAAGGCAATTCAGGTTCAAAACCTAGCATTTTACATCTTGGTATTGACAactttttacattgttttccGTGCCGTATGTCCATGGGGTTTACTGGGTACTCAATTAGGAAAATAGGTCAGAGGTTACTAATCACAAGCAAGACACGATCATAGACAGGAATTTTAACattcttattattgttatactgtatatacagtagttTCCCTGTTAATGACCTTAAGGTGACCGATTTTGTCATGTAACTAATGAATTGAAGATTTAGTCATGGTGGGGGCCATCCCTCATGGGGAtgttacaaaaaaatgatggcttCCATCGCTGTTGCGTATTGTGCATTGTCTCTTGTCCATCACAATATTACCAGATAATTTGTTCAGATTAGAGTTTTAACAACAGCGTGTACTGTGCAGTGATGGATTTTCCTGCGCACAATACAATatgatgtgtgtgtatttcgGCTGCTGTATGATTATCGGTCTTTCGAGCGTCAAAACAGCTCCGACAGAGTCTCATCTAACAGACGTGACGCTCCACAGGCACCATCCTCCCACTCACAGCTCAGCTGAGCACAGAGCTATGCTTCGTCAGTGGGGGAATGTTCTGTCAGGTTACATTCACTGGCGTCATCAAAGTATCAGGAAGCTTTGAATGTGTTCCCCTGGCACTgggttttaaatgtgttttataaGTTAGGCTGGCCAGTGGCCACATTTGTTTCTCTATATTATGCTGCTTTCTTAAATTGgaatggattatttttattatactgGTTGAAAATCTTGAATGAAATTCAGCATTaacatttgtttgatgttttaaaatgttgtgtAAACAGCCTGCTTTGTCCTCAATAGCACCTGCTTCCTTATGGGACCACTAAAGCAGTTAAAACGCATGTTTGAGCCAACACGACTTATCGCGACCATTGTTATGCTGGTAAGAACATTATTACTGGCACTTCTAGCTTAATGTTTTCATTAGGTCTTAATTCATTTAAATAGTgcttgccgacccctggtaggCATGCACACTTTAATAAACCCTGTTCAGACATTTTTAAGGGCAAGACCTCATTAAGTTAATGATGGTGAAAACCTATTTTTCATTTCCCCAACAGCTCTGCCTCATCTTAACATTATGCGCAGTGTTTTGGGTAAGTTGACCGCAGGTAAAACAGTCTTGAATGATTTTTTATGGAGTCTTTACAATGCCTAAAAtgcccatttatttttgttacagtGGCACAAaaagggactggccatcatttTTTGTATTCTCCAGTTTCTAGCAATGACATGGTAAGTGTGAACAACCAATATAAATGTGTAAAGGTCAACAGGATAGTATTCTTCaatcttgaaaacaaaataactaaaaaaacaaaacaaataaaatctttCTGAAATTATACTACCTGTATTTTACTCAATTAATAATTTTACTAATTATACTAAATTATATGAAAAAGTCCGAAACTTTTTTTAAGGATTATTTGCACATCGAGCTGTTTGAAACTTTGTTGCAACAAAAAGGACAAACTTGACAAAGGTGCAAGTCAGAAGGACTCATCGGCGCTCATTCTTTTCAATTGGTGTCTATTTGCAGTTTTGGGGGACAATTGTGATGCAAGGGTTACTCTAAATTTAAAAGAAGAAATGCAGATATGTCATTTTTGGGTAATTGTTAAATGCCGTGGGCCGCACTCTGGCGGGGTAGGGGGGGCATATCATAAGATGATACGATAAATATGAGCAATATCAAGATGACCTGCTGAGCTCTGCCAATACTGCCACTTACTACAGCATGCCCATAGTGAAGCTATGTGTCTGAGAACCATGTAAGAGttgttttttaaagatgttTGCTGATTCAATCTTACTGCTGATAGTTTGCTTTACATTGATCTCGAGGGGATGCATCAATAATGCATCGTAAGGTCTCAACGAGTTGTCAGGACAGTATAGTTAACAAGTCACGCTATTGTTATTTTACCCACATATAGAGCAATCTTCAACGCTGCAGTGAATCAGATTCCTACAGATGGAAAGGGGGTAGGCTTAGTTTAAGTCTTGTCTGATTGTTTGCCAGGTAGGTCAGCGTGGTTTTGGCCAGGTGGTGCCTGACTCAACATGGACCTACTTTAGTGTCAGTCAGACAGTATGTGGTCCTGGCAGGTGTTTATACACATAACAGTTTTTGCCAGACTCTGTATTTCTGCCATCATATCTTTTAataaaaattaacttttttttttcggtcactcaaatgttttcttttactTTATACACTTGACTGGCTGGTCTAATTCACACATCACACTTTTTAACATCTTAACTCTCAAAATGATATAAATCAGCAGGGGCTTTGCATGATCAAATTGAGGCAGAGGTGGTACCATCCTGACCATGAGCCATGACGTACATCTATTCGATGAATTTAACAGACTCACTTACTTTTACAGGAAACATACTTTAAGAGTTCCAATAAGAATATGACTATTATCATGTTAAATTAAAACTTACTATGAAGAATGATGGACTTACAGCTTGTGTGGTGGGGTCACTTTTGTTTGAGAGAGACAAAGATTTTGAAGCGGCCTTCATTCGCTCTGTGGTCCATGTCCACCTGTGCCGCAATAGCAGGCTGCAGTGTcctccgttaaaaaaaaaaaaaaaacgtattcttTCTTCAATGGTACTTGCATCAGGTTTTTCCTGTGCACTGTTGCTGATATAGTGCCTCCATAGTGGCTCAGTCTGCTACTTCATTTAAAATACGAAGCTGCCGTAGAGGGACATCAATCCCTCAATCAGCACAGTTGGAGTTTTACGCTGTGTTGAGCAATATAAATCGGTCTGGCTGGGGGAAGTACAAAATTAGCGGGGGACAGCCGGCACGCCATTTTGAACCCAGGAAATACCCTGATCACTATCAGAACTAAATGGAATTAAACTCCTCAAAGTTGGCATGGTGAAttaaaagtacagtacagtgtaGCAAGTTTCTTTCCCATGTGgaatttcattttgttgcagCAGATAGTTTTGctgacaaaatacaaacacGAACGTCCACTTTGGGGAACACCAAGGTGAAGGTCTATCTTGGCAATACACGTGAAATCCTATGAGTGTTATGAATGTAAGCATGTCCTTACTTGCTTGAGCATTAATGAGCATATGAGCACAATATGGCCAAAGGATGGTAGTGAATACCCCTGGGCAACTCTGTGGATAGAAAAAGAGCCTTTCGTCAGCTAAACGGTCCGTGTCGCAATCACCGTCGATTTCACCTACGTATGGAACGGTCACTTCCGCTCTTGCCTGCGTTCCCCCAAGGCATCACCATGGAAACCACAAGTCGCACATCCCAGGCGCATTCTGAACAGAAACTGTGTTAGAGTACACGCCCACGCGGGAGCTGAGCCGTCTGAGTGAAACATGGCCACTGGCCCACACACTGAACTGGGCAAAGTTCAGACTTCAGGCTGAATGCTGTAAACCTAAGACAGGATCACATGACCCTAAACAAAGTGTGTTTGTGACTGTCCTAGATAGTCGGACTTTTCTAAGGACAAATAAGTCAGACTTTGGTTAAAGATCTACTTAACCAAATCTTTTTACTTGAATTTATTAGATGAATTTATGGTGGATGTGCACACAATAGGAAACGGGATGCAAACCTTCCATTCTTCACACCGAAGAGATGCCCGTTAACGGATTGTCCAGTGTGATGATGATCTTGCTCCAGCTATTGTCAATCATTCATCTGCTGCAGATTCCTCTCATGTTTGAGCTGCAGTATAATGTGTAGTCAGGGAACTCGATAAAATAGCCCACAGACTCTTTATCCCAAGATCTCATGGCATAATGTCATGTTTTGAAATCTCTTCAATTCGCACAAAGATTGGTGTCCTGTTAGCTGGTTATATAGTTGTAATGATGAGATCCATCTCTCGTTACATCACACTCTCCAGTTCATTtacaactttttgttgttttctttggtgTCATGTTTAACCTTTAAAAACCCCACCAGGTCCCTATTTAAATCAAGCAAATGgtcaaattcaaaatgtcaaattctgcTGTGAAGTAATGAGTACTGATTAATTGGAGCTATACTCGGCATGTAGAAGCAAATTTGCACTTCTCACTTGCCCTTAATACATGATcttgcttttttattattattatgttgaaCAGTCTGTTATGTTTATGTCTTTCAGGTACAGCATCTCCTATATTCCTTTTGCCAGGTAAGACAATCATGATGCCAAGTGTATTGGAGCAAATTGTCGGTTCTGAAAGCGTGCTGCAAAACATACTCTTTTCATGAGAAAGACTGTCCGTTGCTGTCATCACGTGATGGTTTTCATCTTTAATCTCTGAATGACGCGAGAGAGAATTCTCTTGGAGACCactgaaaaacatgtttttttatttacttcTAAACGTCCCACTGTTTGCTTTTCCCATTTGGTGGTaatcctcccccctccctctgaCACTCATTCACCCCACTTTGTCAAACAAATTGCTGCTTGTTGTTTCACATGCACTTTGTTTTCTTGAGTCttactatcaaaatattttttttctcccaatacGATGTTTGAACCAGCTTTACCTCAAAGCCCAGCCTGTCCAGTGTTGGGCTGACATCACTGTGATTATTCCATTCCTCAAAGGGGGGATGCTCCACCCAACGTTTTCATGAGAGCCGAATGTGAATGCTCAAAATCAATATGAATTTTCAATCTCATAATCACATGAGCCCGTTACCCCCACTTGATATGTGAACAATGGAGAGTCTGAATGTCTtgaacacatacagtactgacacttaaagcattttttttgtattccccCAATCTTGACAATATATTGAGACGGACATAACTGCAACTGCAACACATTCCTCCATAAAGCCATCCTCCAAGCACAAGCACGAGGTGTGATGTTGTTTTGCCAATCCAGATGCAGGCAGGATTATGTCCAATTTGGAGAGTGGATCCCTCCACCCAACAAAGCCTGGGTGCTGTGTATGTTTTGCTGACCATCTAATCCGTTCCAACAGCTGAGAAACCTGCTATAACCTCCGCATagtccccctcccccaaaccaAATactgacaacaaaacaaagaccgTCTCACATGCTGCTCTTGCACAGACCAAATTCCTGAGAACCAAAGTTTGACATTCTAATTCTCATTAATTGACTCCTTAATTTTACTGCTTTCCTTAATGTTTAAATATTTATCATACACACTGGCAAGCTTCTAAAACCATTTTCCTGTCGATGTTTCGGAGGTTGCTCTCCTGACTTTATATTAAACGCTCAAACTGAATTAGGGCCACCCATGACACCACATGGCAAGAGGACTTGATCCTTTAATGTATTTTACCTGGCTGCCTGTTTATAAGCTCGCTCATTTAAAGTGGGTGAAGCACAGAAACACGCCATATGTGCAATTCCCACAGTGCTTTGAGGCTAACATCGCGCTACATTTTCATAAGAAATGGGGGAGGTCTCAGAGCTGTATTATTTATGCATGGAGTTGTGAGGTGATGCAAAAAATAGCATCAagagaaattaaaaacaaacccgAGGCTGATACAAGAGGATGCTGGTGTACATAGCCAAAGCTTGAGAAGGAACAAGTCTCCTCTCTTGCACGCTgacctcccctccccccaagcCAGGTTGTGATTCACCCCCTCTTCTCCTTTTAACCTTGACGGGCTTCACACCTCCTCCACTGAAATGTAACTGAGGCTTCAGGCAAAGTCTGCATAGCAACACTCTCGTGGCAAGAACAGAATGTGGTGAGGGGAATGGACATGGCAATGCTTtgtggttgccatggcaatgacTTCTCTTGCATCATTGCTCAACACAGCGTACCTGGCAAAAGGGGGCCGCACCATCTCGATGAGCAAGTGGAGCTTCCCCGCCATAACACACTCACTTATTTATGAAATGCCCCACCCAAATCAGAGTAAGAAAGGCTGGAAATgcttttttgtcacttttcatTTCATATGCATGACAGCATTCTGTCCTCCGGGATGTCAGCCCATTTATCCCCGGATAATTTTTCGTTTTGTGTGTTCCGTAATCCATCATAGCACAAGGCTGTCTTAacatattagattttttttttataaattacaTTTGTCTATTTGATCTAATTAGACCATTTCTATTTCCCTCCCCCATAGAGATGCTGTGATGAAATGCTTCACTACCTGTCTGAGCTAGGATTCAGGAGTCCACACTTTTATGTGAAGACTGGTCCTTATATGCAACTGCAACAAGAGTAACTTTGTACAGTATAAAGTcgtgttttttcctttttttttcactgtagctcCTTAACATAGTAGCCGTTTTTGATTCAACCGAAGGTCTTAAACTTTCATCAGATTTGACTTTTGTACTTGATGTTGTGAGTGCCTTCATTGCTCAATATATTTAATGATTTAATAGATATTTCAGATTGGCTATGGTTGTTTTGAGTGCACATAAAATAATTTGAACATGATGTCCATAGTAATTTACAAAATAAGTGCTGGGGGAAAAACAACTTAAATACTACTATCACATACTTAAATACTGCTATCATATTTATGTCTTAACCAAACTTCCATGACCTATGTTTTCTTCAACTTTATTCAAATTAGGATCAGGGCACTGGCGCCAAAACACAGTTTCCATTTTgtgtgagcaaaaaataaaaaataaatgagcagCTGCCTGCCGTGTTTTAATAGACATTACATTATATACCCATAGGTATTTGAGGCACTGCTTCAGTGATTCTACCCTGGCAAATTTCATATCCACAGCTCTTGATCTTTTCCGGTTCAACAGTGTAAAAACAGCAGCATATGTTTGGAGCCTTTGTGTACGTTACCCCTCCCCCACTCAgtaaattacattaaaattgagtatttttaaattggattttCTGCTAGACGCAACAATGACCCAGTTAAATACGCTTTTCTGAGCAATGTGGTTTTGGCGTGACCTAATAACCCAATATAGCCTCCAACAGGATTCCCGTATGCTCCAGCATGATGGCATCATAGCCTTTGAGAATTGAGTTGTCATGACAACACGCGCCGCAAGATTCATTACCTTAGCTACCCCCATCTTGGGTGCAGATGTACGAATTATGGTGACGGAAGGCATGCGCTTTTGTATGAAACACGGCCTCACATTTGTCTTAAACTGAACTCATGATTTTTAAAGGCTGCTTTATTTGAAGAAGTCATCATAtcacatgttttgctttttctttgagcCAAATGACTGCATTGCAATTCCTACTGTGCAAAGCCCCCTCTTTCTTTCATTAGGCTTCTGCAAAGGATTATGGACAGTCTCCCTTCAGTACAACTTGTTCATAATTTGTTAAGTAACAAGCAAATCCCTCTGCACCATACCCTCGTCATGTAATTTGAGGGATCAAGTAATGCTGTAGAATGAAGTCACATCCgtttgtgtgggtggggggcagggggggcagTTTTCTTTACCAAAAGTTAGAGGAGGCAGATGCACATCTGCCAGTGTCCCAACTGTTTCCTGAGGAGTTACGTTTAATCCAGAGGTCAGAATAAAGTGGCATCCTGAACAGTGCTGACCATTAACAAAAGCTATGAAGAAGGAATACAGTATAAAAACGTTTTGCATGTTCAAATCAAGGAGAAGTTTTGTTGCAGTAATAATCCATACATATTCTGTGTGCCTTTTCTTACTCATTCCTGTGTGATCAGCTGTACACAGAAGCATTGTAAATGCCATCTGAGGTTATCGTTCAACCATGTGGTAATCTATAATATTGAGTGCAAATTGTCttgcaaattgtgaaaaaagaaaaaaatcatcaagcAGATTTTAATAAATGATGTACATACATGCAGATGCAATGTTTCCTCTCACTCTCACACAGAAGAACTTTGAATTCATTTTAGGACTGTCAAGAGATAAAAGTGGTGAAATCTGTGAAGAAGAGAAATCAATGTTTCGTCTGCCTTTATAAGAAAATTCGTTTTTGCACTGGTGTTGAATATCACTGAAAGCGTTCggaaacaaaatattaaatgtttAGCTACCCACCAATTTAAACCTAAACTAAAGCACTTAGCACATTTTTAATACTATACCTCTGATGGTATCAATGAATCctgatattttatatattttatcacTGCTATGCCTATTGTTTCGAGTCACATTACTCAGTTATTCAGAAATAATGGAAATTTGTAATCGAAAGGAACATTGAAGTCCATCAAAATATTGAATCAGTCTCATGATAAAACAAGGATCAATAATTCCCCAAAATTTTGTCCTTTTCATAACCATTATCTCCGGTGTAGCTCAAGTCTGGTGTATAGTAGTCAGTTCTTTCGTGTGGGATGATGACCACTGGTAACACCAGAAATGAAGCAGACCCCACTCACTCTCGCACTTAGGCATGTATGATTCATGTTTTGTTGCGTATGATATGTCTCTCATCGGAAGTTAATAGCTTTATGACATCAGCGCCTCCTCTCCGTGCCTTTGTTTGGCGTCTCTATTGACCACGCCCCCACGCTTCCGCCATCATAAAAACTTGAGCGAGCGCGCTGACAGCGGAATTCCACGCTCGCTTGTGTGGACAACAGGTGCACTCGCTCTGTCTGAATGATGCTCTTAGAGTGCCGGCCGTCGCTTTGCACTTTGAAgtactttttgcacatttttgtaaCGCATTTTacgtcctgaaaatgccttTCCCGCCTATTAATCTCCAGCAGAAGATCCCCTCTCCCGCTAGGGACCTATTCGGCAAGAAGAAAGCCAATGTTGAGAAGAGAGACTCTGGGAAGGAGAAGCAGACCTCGTCGTGGTCAACAGCTAATTTAAGAAATTTGGGGCGCAAGACGCAACAGGAGAAGAGTCAAAACCCGTCGCAGAAGGAGGTGCAGGGAAAATACTCGTGGCTGACGTCGACCAAACCTCAGGACTCAACTGCAGGAGTGACGCGCTCCACCTCCGCGGACTCCGGCAGACCGCTCGCAAGCAAAGAGGACGCATCCAAGAAGGAGATCCAGTTCACGCTGAGCCTCACGCCAGAAGCCATCCTTGTCATTCAGAAACGAAATTTGGAAAAACAGATGCTGGCGAAGCAGCAGAAATGCTGCGCGTCGGCGGATTTTCGGCACAGGCGCGTCTTCCCTTCCAAAAAAACGTCGCACGGGAGCTCCAAGGGCGCGCAGGAGACCAGAGTGGAGGATGCGGAGCAGGACATTACGGCCATTGTTAAAATATCGCTCTTGAACGACCAGCACAAGTATGACGATGTGGAGTATGAGGAGGAGGACGGTGACGTGGACGAGACGGTGATGAGGAAGTGCAAAGAGTGGCTCAAGGGGGTCGAAAGTGCCGCAGCCTTGGGAAAAGTTGACAAACTTACTGCACTACCCCACCTTAAAGGATGCTGAGAGCTGGACTCAAGCCATGAAGTGACTCTTCTTAATTAATGTTATATGATGCAATGAAAACTAAAGTCTTCaggttgttttttaatgtccacGTGGAATGAAATGTTACCCGATGAACGTATACTAGCTATGGAACACTTCCCAGAATAACTTGAAAGAGCTGCATTCCAAGCTTATTATGCCTTTTGAATAGTTTCAATTATGAATTCAGTGACTTTTGCACATGCGGTTTATGTTTCCAGTGAAGCGCCTCCTGTGGTTTAAAGCGGGTATTTTCGCTAAAGAAACCTTTTGTGTGAGAGCGCAAATCGCTGTCCACAATTAGGTTTTATGCCCTGCTGCTAAAACCAAACTGTCTTTTATCTCCCATCAAAAAGAGGCTTCTATATtctgatgtacagtattatttCTACCTGGAAGTTGATAGTTGGTGCCATTTTAAAAGTTAAGGGTTTTGTACGATCCACACAGCTTCTTAAAATATGAACTTGTGCCtcttttttcatgatttataaTCACTGACTTTTGCTGGATATCAGAGAGGCTCTTTGTTGCCATTGTAGCAACCTGCGGCCATTTGGGCATTAGTGTACTAAGCCTCTTAGATTTCCTGCTAAGCAGGGTTGACCAGTGTATTACTGTAGGGGCCACGTACAGGAGCGCCATCAGGAAGTGGCCTCTAATTTTTGTATTACTCAAGTAAACAATACACCTCATCACGAGACAGTGTCTTGAGACTTTGGTTTTCCTAcactgaagtgtgtgtgtacaattcTCAGCAAGTAATGCAAATAAATGGATGTCTTGTTCAATTAATCcatgtgttcaaataaatagCGAGGACAGTGTCTATTAACAATGATGGATATTTCAAGCAGAATGCAGGCACGCTTGAAGTCAACTCTTGATTCACAGCTGCAACAGAACAAATACTGTcattacaaatacaaattgcaCATCAGAAAAGAAGCTTTTCTTTGTACTTGCATCATAGCCACTCTTAAAATACGCCACATTGAGTTGCGCTGCTTGAAGATCTGGCATATCAATATTAAGTTCTTTATGGTCGCGTTGTGGTGTAGTTAATTGTGGACTAATGGTGCCATTTTGCTCCTAAAATTTGAGGTAGTGCATTTAATGTGTATCTTTTTGTGTCTATGCAACAACTAAATTTGCATTTTTCCCCTTACTATTTCTCTACTTTTTCCAGATTTTAATGAGTTCTTCTCGGCCCATGATCCACAGTTTGGCGGAAATTGTTTTATCTgtcccatccatccgttttcgagAGTTGCAGATGAGCTCGAGCCTATCCTACCTCCCTTTATGCAGTTTCTGTCTAGACTAGACTGTACACACATTGACATGTTGGCACCACACTGTTAATGAAGGAAAAATCATCTGtggtcacagaaataacttgAATGTGACAAAAGTAACAATACAAATAGATGAAAATCAAAGACAATGCATTAAAATTGTGGTTTAACAGAATTATTTGACTAAATATACAATTCAAATGTAATGTCTGATTTTCATTGGTTTATTTTGCTaacattttaatacatttaaaatcactTGTCAGATTCAAGTTATTTCTGTAAACACAGTGGGCTTTTCTTTCGTTAACACAGGGTTACCAACAATTTGGTCACTCAACATTCATATCGAAGGATACGGTAAGAATTTTTGAATAACCTAAGTAGCATCTTTTGGGATATGAGCCCAAGTAATTAGGGCAAACCCATACAAGCACAGGGAAAAGGTGCAAGTTCCAcgcagaaaggccggagctttGATTCAAACCCCCTAACTCGAAACTGAGGCATATGAGCTAAACACTAGTCACCCATActaaatattttacattaaaaaagacaaaacaatggCAAATTGGTGGGTGGATGCTTTGTAACATGCCAAGAGGAACTGCCAATGCTGTCGACAAACAGGCTGATGGACAAATTTGTGCCGGCTACTGTCGAGGTTGTCACTgtggacaaacacacaaagtgcATGTATTGTCGCATGCAGCAGGCTGAGATCATGACTGAGTGCTCGTACCAAGACTTCACTGTCCCCTGCCCACCATGATGCCCTGCTGCTGCCGCTATTATCATGTGACTCGGTGACCCAAAGTTGTGTAATCCTAAACCATTGTGCTGTATCTATTGGCCTTGTTTATATTCAATGCTGAGGACTTGATGTTGTGCTATTCATTCGCCTGTGTCGGAggtgaaaacattcattcattcatcttccgagccgcttgatcctcactatggtcgcggggggtgctggagcctatcccagctgtcttcgggcagtaggcgggggacaccctgaatcggttgccagccaatcgcagggcacacagaaacaaacaaccattcgcactcacactcacactcacacctagggacaatttagagtgttcaatcagcctgccacgctcccacgtttttggaatgtgggaggtaaccggagcacccggagaaaacccacgcaggcccggggagaacatgcaaactccacacagggaggccggagctggaatcgaacccggtacctctgcactgttaatccgacgtgctaaccactggataccgggccacCCGGAGGTGAAAACACCATTAGGCAAAGCGaggcaactttatttatataatacgtttcatacacaaggta containing:
- the prr18 gene encoding proline-rich protein 18, with amino-acid sequence MPFPPINLQQKIPSPARDLFGKKKANVEKRDSGKEKQTSSWSTANLRNLGRKTQQEKSQNPSQKEVQGKYSWLTSTKPQDSTAGVTRSTSADSGRPLASKEDASKKEIQFTLSLTPEAILVIQKRNLEKQMLAKQQKCCASADFRHRRVFPSKKTSHGSSKGAQETRVEDAEQDITAIVKISLLNDQHKYDDVEYEEEDGDVDETVMRKCKEWLKGVESAAALGKVDKLTALPHLKGC
- the sft2d1 gene encoding vesicle transport protein SFT2A, which codes for MDKLRRVLNGREENEELGLTSQVLDATSLSYSTRVKWFVICFASGILCSILGSALLFLPNGIKLFAVFYTLGNIAALASTCFLMGPLKQLKRMFEPTRLIATIVMLLCLILTLCAVFWWHKKGLAIIFCILQFLAMTWYSISYIPFARDAVMKCFTTCLS